A window of Vigna unguiculata cultivar IT97K-499-35 chromosome 4, ASM411807v1, whole genome shotgun sequence contains these coding sequences:
- the LOC114182095 gene encoding mannan endo-1,4-beta-mannosidase 2-like, with protein MVFGNSLFYPILGFASFVVFVYMSFGGIRFSFLEEGPELSFVERNGTQFVLDGKAFYVNGWNSYWLMVQSVDVYSRSKVREMMKTGAKMGLTVCRTWAFNDGDYNALQTSPGHFDEQAFQALDYVIAEARQRGIRVLLSLVNNLQAYGGKSQYVKWAWQEGVGLSSSNDSFFFDPSIRTYFKNYIKTVLTRKNSITGIEYRNDPTIFGWELINEPRCMSDPSGDTLQGWIDEMSSFVKLIDKKHLLTVGLEGFYGPNDPKSSTVNPELWASRLGSDFIRNSKISNIDFASVHIYPDHWFHEQVFEDQLKFVSKWMLSHIEDGDKVLKKPVLFSEFGLSEQNQNFSVSDREKMHRAVLDIIYKSAKRNRSGAGSLVWQFLVSGMKEFSDEYGMVPWESSSTPSVFVEQSCRLANAKGWTQLDVSFKEHC; from the exons ATGGTGTTTGGAAATAGCCTGTTTTATCCCATTCTGGGTTTTGCGTCgtttgtggtttttgtttacaTGTCTTTTGGGGGCATAAGGTTCAGCTTTTTGGAGGAAGGACCAGAATTGAGCTTTGTGGAGAGAAACGGGACGCAGTTTGTGTTGGACGGAAAAGCGTTTTACGTAAACGGGTGGAACTCTTACTGGTTAATGGTTCAGTCGGTGGATGTTTATTCGAGATCCAAGGTTCGAGAAATGATGAAAACCGGTGCTAAGATGGGTCTCACTGTGTGTCGTACTTGGGCGTTCAACGATGGAGACTACAATGCCCTTCAAACTTCCCCTGGTCATTTTGATGAACAAGCTTTTCAG GCCTTGGATTATGTGATAGCAGAAGCAAGGCAACGTGGAATTAGGGTCCTTCTTAGCTTAGTGAATAATTTGCAAGCATATGGTGGGAAGAGTCAGTATGTGAAATGGGCATGGCAAGAAGGGGTAGGCTTAAGCTCCTCAAACGATTCTTTCTTCTTTGATCCTTCTATCAGAACTTATTTCAAGAACTACATCAAG ACTGTCTTGACAAGGAAGAATAGTATCACCGGCATTGAATATAGAAATGACCCCACCATTTTTGGTTGGGAATTGATTAATGAACCTCGTTGCATGTCTGATCCTTCTGGTGACACTCTACAA GGATGGATAGACGAAatgtcaagttttgtcaaattgATAGACAAGAAACATCTGTTGACTGTGGGTCTGGAAGGCTTTTATGGTCCAAATGATCCAAAAAGTTCAACTGTCAATCCTGAGCTTTGGGCATCCAGACTTGGGTCTGATTTTATTCGGAACtccaaaatatcaaatattgatTTTGCCTCAGTTCATATCTACCCTGATCATTG GTTTCATGAGCAAGTATTTGAAGACCAACTAAAATTTGTTTCCAAGTGGATGCTTTCCCACATTGAAGATGGTGACAAGGTTTTGAAGAAGCCCGTTTTATTCTCTGAATTTGGATTATCAGAACAAAATCAGAACTTTTCCGTGTCAGACAGGGAAAAAATGCACAGAGCTGTTCTAGACATAATTTATAAATCTGCCAAGAGAAACAGATCTGGGGCAGGGTCTTTGGTTTGGCAATTCCTGGTGAGTGGAATGAAGGAATTTTCTGATGAATATGGGATGGTGCCATGGGAAAGTTCTTCTACTCCTTCTGTATTTGTTGAACAGTCTTGCAGATTGGCTAATGCAAAGGGATGGACTCAACTGGATGTAAGTTTCAAAGAACATTGTTAA
- the LOC114182096 gene encoding uncharacterized protein LOC114182096, with the protein MVVSLGPGKFYGTSLPRPRIYTDVKFNDHRVDPPIPVTDPLMSWAEEAHWSMGGLSFKRLRLQGKIEGNVQRLRSQREKAQSLSPTPAHSVPAPSERSSSPTPPPAPVVTKRRRYMDLIVDEEEDEEEEEPEVVEPPRTRVRKSRLVKKLGDDFDRVAEENDEPETMPLKTLTRARKLVKIAEKKTVVETAQKSKSNGKKSSTSEAEKSPRVRTSPRLAKRLSY; encoded by the coding sequence ATGGTTGTTTCTCTCGGTCCCGGCAAGTTCTACGGCACCAGCCTCCCCCGTCCCCGCATCTACACCGACGTCAAGTTCAACGACCACCGCGTCGATCCCCCAATCCCCGTCACCGACCCACTCATGTCTTGGGCCGAAGAGGCCCACTGGTCCATGGGCGGCCTTAGCTTCAAGCGCCTCCGCCTCCAGGGCAAAATCGAAGGCAACGTCCAAAGACTCCGCTCCCAGCGCGAGAAGGCCCAGTCCCTAAGCCCAACCCCGGCCCATTCCGTCCCCGCCCCATCGGAAAGATCTTCCTCGCCTACCCCTCCACCGGCTCCGGTGGTGACTAAACGCCGAAGGTACATGGATCTCATCGTAGACGAAGAggaagacgaagaagaagaagagccAGAAGTGGTTGAGCCTCCCCGAACCCGTGTTCGGAAGAGCCGCTTAGTCAAGAAGCTCGGCGATGACTTCGATAGGGTTGCTGAGGAGAACGATGAACCCGAAACGATGCCGTTGAAGACTCTGACTCGGGCTCGGAAATTGGTCAAGATTGCTGAAAAGAAAACAGTGGTTGAAACGGCGCAGAAATCAAAATCTAATGGAAAGAAGAGCTCCACCAGTGAAGCCGAGAAGAGCCCTAGGGTTAGAACTTCACCAAGATTGGCTAAGCGTCTATCATATTAG
- the LOC114182360 gene encoding uncharacterized protein LOC114182360: MVSLGPSKFYGTSLPRPRIYTDVKFNDHRVDPPAPVSDPLMSWAEEAHWSMGGLSFKRLRLQGKIEGNVQRLRSQRDRAQSQSPIPPHSGSKRDASPAPPPAPFVRKRRRCVDLIEEEVCEGRKSRLVRKLGDDFDRVASLEIEASNTVPFKTPRRRLVKGGETVKKTVAEAAEKSNPKTQKSSGEGAKSPRVRTSPRFAKRVPN; the protein is encoded by the coding sequence ATGGTATCCCTTGGCCCTAGCAAGTTCTACGGCACCAGTCTCCCCCGCCCTCGCATTTACACCGACGTCAAGTTCAACGACCACCGTGTGGACCCACCCGCTCCCGTCAGCGATCCGTTAATGTCTTGGGCCGAAGAAGCCCACTGGTCCATGGGTGGCCTCAGCTTCAAGCGTCTCCGCCTCCAGGGAAAAATCGAAGGCAACGTCCAAAGACTCCGCTCCCAGCGCGACAGGGCCCAATCACAAAGCCCAATACCTCCCCACTCTGGATCGAAGAGAGACGCTTCTCCTGCGCCACCACCGGCTCCGTTTGTGAGGAAACGTCGAAGGTGCGTGGATCTGATCGAGGAGGAAGTTTGTGAAGGTCGGAAGAGTCGGTTAGTGAGGAAGCTTGGTGACGATTTTGATAGGGTGGCGTCTTTGGAGATCGAGGCTTCTAATACGGTGCCGTTTAAAACCCCTAGGCGGAGATTGGTTAAGGGTGGCGAAACTGTGAAGAAGACGGTGGCTGAAGCGGCGGAGAAATCAAATCCCAAAACACAGAAGAGTAGCGGTGAAGGCGCGAAGAGTCCTAGGGTTAGAACTTCACCAAGATTCGCTAAGCGTGTGCCTAATTAA